One genomic segment of Sorex araneus isolate mSorAra2 chromosome X, mSorAra2.pri, whole genome shotgun sequence includes these proteins:
- the LOC101538196 gene encoding LOW QUALITY PROTEIN: isocitrate dehydrogenase [NAD] subunit alpha, mitochondrial-like (The sequence of the model RefSeq protein was modified relative to this genomic sequence to represent the inferred CDS: inserted 1 base in 1 codon; substituted 1 base at 1 genomic stop codon), whose product MLHPSMNLLLQKIFDLYANVRPCVSIEGYKTPYTDVNXVTIRESTXGEYSGIEHVIVDGVVQSIKLITEEASKCITEFAFEYTRNNRRSKVTAVHEANIMRMSDGLFLQRAERLQKPVKTKFHELYLDTVCLNMVQDPSQFHVLVMPNLYGDILRDLCAGLIGGLGVTPSGHIGAIFESVHGTAPDIAGKDMAACKANALPAVLSLRPKDGKILTKDLAGHSKRSDFTEEICRRVREMDRGPADRSPHHPLRGHHPLLCVHSVCFSTESVFRSRLFLQKVCAGHRGNPRLLSKDFFLALVLFIKCLSGIHFCKLFSGLYHVPFLIILHLS is encoded by the exons atgctGCACCCTTCTATGAATTTGCTGCTGCAGAAGATATTTGACCTGTATGCAAACGTCCGGCCCTGCGTCTCCATTGAAGGCTACAAGACCCCTTACACTGACGTGA GTGTCACCATCCGGGAGAGCACATAGGGGGAATACAGCGGCATCGAGCACGTGATCGTGGACGGTGTTGTGCAGAGCATCAAGCTTATCACCGAGGAGGCCAGCAAGTGCATCACTGAGTTCGCCTTTGAGTACACCCGGAACAACCGTCGGAGCAAGGTCACTGCTGTGCACGAGGCCAACATCATGCGAATGTCAGATGGGCTTTTtctgcagagagcagagaggtTGCAGAAACCTGTAAAGACAAAGTTTCATGAGCTGTACCTAGATACAGTGTGTTTGAACATGGTGCAGGACCCATCCCAGTTCCATGTGCTGGTGATGCCGAACCTCTACGGCGACATTCTCAGGGACCTGTGTGCCGGACTGATAGGAGGACTGGGAGTGACGCCCAGCGGCCACATTGGCGCCATCTTTGAGTCGGTCCACGGCACTGCCCCCGATATCGCGGGCAAGGACAT ggccgcgtgcaaggcaaacgccctacccgctgtgctatcactccggcccaaggACGGGAAGATCTTAACAAAAGACTTGGCAGGCCATTCCAAGCGCTCTGACTTCACAGAGGAAATCTGCCGCCGAGTGAGAGAGATGGATCGAGGCCCTGCAGACAGGTCCCCACACCACCCCCTCCGGGGGCACCACCCCCTACTCTGTGTGCATTCGGTTTGCTTCTCTACAGAATCCGTGTTCAGATCCCGCCTGTTCTTACAAAAGGTCTGCGCAGGGCACAGGGGGAACCCCCGCCTGCTTTCAAAGGACTTTTTCCTAGcgcttgttttatttattaaatgtctaTCTGGTATACATTTTTGTAAACTCTTCAGTGGACTGTATCATGTGCCATTCTTAATCATTTTGCATCTCAGTTGA